A single window of Chitinophaga sp. XS-30 DNA harbors:
- the map gene encoding type I methionyl aminopeptidase: MIHYKTKEEIELIRQSAQLVSATLAEVARQLKPGMSTLQVDAIAETFIRDHGAVPSFKNYKGFPATCCISVNEAIVHGIPDQYIIKEGDLVSVDVGVYSNGFHGDSAYTFAVGEVPAHVQKLIAATKTALLKGVEKAVVGNRIGDIAYAIQEYVEKERGYGVVRELVGHGLGRNLHEDPQVPNYGRRGSGAVLKEGLVIAIEPMVNLGTREVEYLEDNWTVVTRDRKVSVHFEHNVAVAKGKPDILSTFEPIEAAERENPNLTAAL, from the coding sequence ATGATCCATTATAAAACAAAAGAGGAAATAGAGCTGATCCGCCAGAGCGCTCAACTGGTCAGTGCCACACTGGCGGAAGTGGCCCGGCAGCTGAAACCGGGCATGAGTACCCTGCAGGTGGATGCCATAGCCGAAACCTTCATTCGTGATCACGGAGCGGTGCCCTCCTTCAAAAATTACAAGGGCTTTCCCGCCACATGCTGCATTTCCGTAAATGAAGCCATCGTACATGGTATTCCTGACCAATATATCATCAAGGAAGGAGATCTTGTTTCTGTTGATGTGGGGGTGTATAGCAACGGCTTTCATGGTGACAGCGCATATACATTTGCAGTAGGGGAGGTGCCGGCGCATGTGCAGAAACTGATTGCCGCTACGAAGACCGCCCTGCTTAAAGGTGTGGAAAAGGCCGTGGTGGGCAACAGGATCGGAGACATCGCCTATGCCATACAGGAGTATGTGGAAAAAGAAAGGGGATATGGTGTTGTACGGGAGCTGGTAGGGCATGGCCTGGGCCGTAACCTGCATGAGGACCCCCAGGTCCCTAACTACGGGCGCCGCGGCAGCGGGGCGGTATTGAAAGAAGGGCTGGTGATAGCCATAGAGCCGATGGTGAACCTCGGTACCCGGGAAGTGGAGTACCTGGAGGATAACTGGACCGTAGTGACGAGGGACCGCAAGGTGTCCGTGCATTTCGAGCATAATGTGGCGGTAGCGAAAGGGAAGCCGGATATATTGTCCACCTTTGAGCCTATCGAAGCGGCAGAACGGGAGAACCCGAACCTGACAGCAGCTTTGTAA
- the rpsM gene encoding 30S ribosomal protein S13 yields MARIAGIDLPKNKRGEIGLTYIFGIGHSTSQYILEKAGIDLNKKVKDWNDDEQAAIRNIINSEFKVEGQLRSEVQMNIKRLLDIACYRGLRHRKGLPVRGQRTRTNSRTRKGKRKTVAGKKKAPKK; encoded by the coding sequence ATGGCACGTATAGCCGGTATTGATCTTCCTAAAAACAAAAGAGGTGAAATTGGTCTGACTTATATCTTCGGTATTGGTCACTCTACCTCACAGTATATCCTGGAGAAAGCAGGCATAGATCTTAATAAAAAAGTGAAAGACTGGAACGACGACGAACAGGCCGCCATCCGGAATATCATCAACAGCGAATTCAAAGTAGAAGGTCAGCTGCGTTCCGAGGTTCAGATGAACATCAAGCGTTTGCTGGATATCGCCTGCTACCGTGGTCTTCGCCACAGGAAAGGTCTGCCGGTTAGAGGTCAGCGTACCCGTACCAACAGCCGTACCAGGAAAGGTAAGCGTAAAACGGTTGCCGGCAAGAAGAAGGCGCCGAAGAAATAG
- the rplQ gene encoding 50S ribosomal protein L17 encodes MRHGVKLNRLSRTSAHRKSLMSNLAIELISHKRIQTTLAKAKALRVYIEPLLTRAKTDDTHNRRIVFSYLQDKEAIKELFGVISEKIASRPGGYTRIIKLGKRVGDNAEVALIELVDFNEIYGKSATEEKAPAKKTRRAGGGKKKAEEKTEAAAPEAPAAGEVPAAE; translated from the coding sequence ATGCGTCACGGAGTAAAATTAAACAGGCTGAGCCGTACTTCCGCTCACCGTAAAAGCCTGATGAGCAATCTCGCGATTGAACTGATCAGCCACAAACGTATTCAAACCACCCTCGCAAAAGCAAAAGCACTGCGCGTTTACATCGAACCGCTGTTGACCCGCGCTAAAACTGACGATACCCACAACCGTCGTATCGTATTCAGCTACCTGCAGGATAAAGAGGCCATCAAGGAATTGTTCGGCGTGATCTCTGAAAAGATCGCCAGCCGTCCCGGTGGTTACACCCGTATCATCAAACTGGGCAAACGTGTTGGTGACAATGCTGAAGTAGCCCTGATCGAACTGGTGGATTTCAACGAGATCTACGGTAAATCCGCTACCGAAGAGAAAGCACCGGCTAAGAAAACACGCCGTGCAGGTGGTGGCAAGAAGAAAGCAGAAGAAAAAACTGAAGCTGCAGCTCCCGAGGCACCCGCTGCCGGAGAAGTTCCTGCTGCTGAATAG
- the rpmJ gene encoding 50S ribosomal protein L36, which translates to MKVRASIKKRSADCKIVRRKGKLLVINKKNPRFKQRQG; encoded by the coding sequence ATGAAAGTAAGAGCTTCCATCAAGAAAAGAAGTGCAGACTGCAAAATTGTTCGCCGCAAAGGTAAACTGCTGGTGATCAACAAAAAGAATCCCCGTTTCAAGCAACGCCAGGGTTAA
- the rpsD gene encoding 30S ribosomal protein S4, giving the protein MARYTGPKTKISRIFGEPILGNGKYLGKNSNPPGQHGAQRKRKQLGEYALQLREKQKAKYTYGLLEKQFRNLFDEANRRKGVTGEVLIKLLEARLDNTVFRMGIAPSRPAARQLVAHKHVTVNGVVVNIPSYQLQPGDVIGLKDKTAGNTSLTSNIRGKNPKFSWLDWNEKDMKGVFIAYPERESVPENIKEQLIVELYSK; this is encoded by the coding sequence ATGGCAAGGTACACAGGTCCAAAGACCAAGATCTCCAGAATCTTTGGAGAGCCGATTTTAGGCAACGGAAAGTATTTAGGCAAGAACAGCAACCCTCCCGGTCAGCATGGCGCACAGCGCAAGCGTAAACAACTGGGTGAGTATGCGCTGCAGCTGAGAGAAAAGCAAAAGGCGAAATACACTTACGGTCTGCTGGAAAAACAATTCCGCAACCTGTTCGATGAAGCGAACCGCAGAAAAGGCGTTACCGGTGAGGTACTGATCAAACTGCTCGAAGCCCGTCTGGACAATACCGTGTTCCGCATGGGTATCGCTCCGTCCCGCCCCGCTGCCCGTCAGCTGGTGGCACATAAACATGTGACCGTGAACGGTGTGGTAGTGAACATCCCCTCTTACCAGTTGCAACCGGGTGATGTTATCGGCCTGAAAGACAAGACTGCCGGTAATACTTCCCTGACCAGCAACATCCGCGGAAAGAATCCGAAGTTCAGCTGGCTGGACTGGAATGAGAAAGATATGAAAGGCGTGTTCATTGCATATCCCGAAAGGGAAAGCGTTCCGGAGAACATCAAGGAACAGCTGATCGTAGAATTGTACTCCAAGTAA
- a CDS encoding DNA-directed RNA polymerase subunit alpha, which produces MAILNFQKPDKIVLQKSTDFEAQFEFRPLEPGYGVTIGNALRRVLLSSLEGYAIVGIKIEGADHEFATLKGITEDVTEIILNLKQVRFKKIVEQEVGSEKIQISIKGKTEFRADMIEKATNSFQIMNPELLICTLDPSAKLDIELTIGKGRGYVPAEENRPKDAIFGYIAIDSVFTPIKNVKYSIENTRVEQKTDYEKLIMEVITDGTIHPEEAVKQASRILIQHLMIITDENISFDTKDTEKEDVVDEQTLQLRKILKTPLEDLDLSVRAFNCLKAAKINSLSELVQYEQEELMKFRNFGQKSLSEIEQVLGERGLHFGMDLSKLKLDEE; this is translated from the coding sequence ATGGCAATTCTTAATTTCCAAAAGCCTGACAAGATCGTTTTGCAGAAGTCAACAGACTTTGAAGCTCAATTCGAATTCCGTCCATTAGAACCAGGTTACGGTGTGACAATTGGTAACGCGCTCCGCCGTGTACTGTTGTCTTCTCTGGAGGGCTATGCCATTGTGGGAATAAAGATTGAAGGCGCCGATCACGAGTTTGCTACATTGAAAGGGATTACGGAAGACGTTACCGAGATCATCCTCAACCTGAAACAAGTACGTTTCAAGAAGATCGTTGAGCAGGAAGTAGGCAGCGAAAAGATCCAGATCTCTATCAAAGGTAAAACAGAGTTTCGTGCGGACATGATCGAGAAAGCGACCAACTCTTTCCAGATCATGAACCCTGAACTGCTGATCTGCACCCTTGACCCCTCTGCAAAGCTGGATATCGAACTGACCATCGGCAAAGGCCGCGGTTATGTTCCGGCTGAAGAGAACAGGCCCAAGGATGCGATCTTTGGTTACATCGCCATCGACTCTGTATTTACACCCATCAAGAACGTAAAGTATAGCATCGAAAATACCCGTGTTGAACAGAAAACGGATTACGAGAAACTGATCATGGAAGTGATCACCGATGGTACCATCCATCCGGAAGAAGCCGTGAAACAGGCATCCCGTATCCTGATCCAGCACCTGATGATCATCACCGATGAAAATATCAGCTTCGATACCAAAGACACCGAGAAAGAAGATGTAGTGGACGAACAGACCCTGCAGCTGCGCAAGATCCTGAAAACCCCGCTGGAAGATCTGGACCTGAGCGTACGCGCATTCAACTGTCTGAAAGCCGCCAAGATCAACTCCCTGAGCGAACTGGTACAGTATGAACAGGAGGAACTGATGAAATTCAGGAACTTCGGCCAGAAGTCACTCAGCGAGATCGAACAGGTGCTCGGCGAAAGAGGTCTGCACTTCGGTATGGACCTGTCCAAACTGAAACTGGACGAAGAATAG
- the rpsK gene encoding 30S ribosomal protein S11: protein MAKATNTKAAAKKRVVKVDNYGDVHISASFNNIIISITNKQGQVISWSSAGKMGFKGSKKNTPYAAQLAASDAAKTAFDAGLKRADVFVKGPGAGRESAIRAISNSGIEVTLIKDVTPLPHNGCRPPKKRRV from the coding sequence ATGGCAAAAGCAACTAATACAAAAGCTGCCGCTAAAAAGAGGGTAGTAAAGGTAGATAACTACGGGGATGTACACATCTCCGCCAGTTTCAACAACATCATTATCAGCATTACGAACAAACAGGGACAGGTTATTTCCTGGTCTTCCGCCGGTAAAATGGGCTTCAAGGGTTCCAAGAAGAACACGCCTTATGCAGCTCAGCTGGCCGCTTCCGATGCTGCCAAAACTGCTTTTGACGCTGGTCTGAAAAGAGCAGACGTATTTGTAAAAGGTCCCGGCGCCGGCCGTGAGAGCGCTATCCGCGCCATCTCTAACTCCGGCATCGAGGTAACCCTGATCAAAGATGTGACGCCGCTGCCCCACAACGGTTGCCGTCCTCCCAAGAAAAGAAGGGTATAG
- the infA gene encoding translation initiation factor IF-1, with amino-acid sequence MAKQALIKQDGIILEALSNAMFRVKLENGHEILATISGKMRMHYIRILPGDKVGVEMSPYDLSRGRIIFRYK; translated from the coding sequence ATGGCGAAACAGGCACTCATTAAACAGGATGGTATTATTCTAGAAGCCTTATCAAATGCGATGTTCCGGGTAAAGCTGGAAAACGGTCACGAGATTCTGGCGACCATTTCTGGGAAAATGAGAATGCACTATATCCGCATTCTGCCCGGTGACAAGGTGGGGGTTGAGATGAGCCCTTATGATTTGAGCAGGGGTCGTATAATTTTCAGGTACAAATAA